A window of the Nitrosopumilus ureiphilus genome harbors these coding sequences:
- a CDS encoding trimeric intracellular cation channel family protein, translating into MVDFSFPIDGFISILDYLGTIAFAVTGASKAISHKADVFGIIVLATVVGVGGGVTRDVIFGRFPTAFSDPIYVTLTVITGVVMFFLFTKMKKQMNVWLIFDAVGLGVFSILGASIAYQIVGLNFLPMLFGGMITAIGGGILRDVFVREIPIVFVKEVYAIASIIGIVIFYVTLSSGVEIQIASIIGIVAATGIRLLAMKFNWNLPKVREA; encoded by the coding sequence TTGGTGGATTTCTCTTTTCCAATAGATGGCTTTATCAGTATTTTAGATTACTTGGGGACAATTGCATTTGCAGTAACTGGAGCATCAAAAGCAATCTCTCACAAAGCTGATGTCTTTGGAATTATTGTTTTGGCTACCGTAGTTGGAGTCGGTGGTGGAGTTACACGTGATGTAATCTTTGGACGATTCCCAACAGCTTTCTCTGATCCAATCTATGTTACTCTAACTGTCATTACAGGAGTTGTGATGTTTTTTTTATTTACAAAAATGAAAAAGCAGATGAATGTCTGGTTAATTTTTGATGCAGTAGGCTTGGGTGTGTTTTCTATACTAGGTGCATCCATTGCATACCAAATAGTGGGTTTGAATTTTCTTCCAATGCTATTTGGTGGAATGATTACTGCAATTGGAGGTGGGATTCTCAGAGATGTCTTTGTTCGAGAAATTCCTATTGTCTTTGTAAAGGAAGTATATGCAATTGCATCAATTATTGGAATTGTAATTTTTTATGTTACTTTGTCATCTGGTGTAGAGATTCAGATTGCATCAATTATTGGAATTGTAGCTGCTACTGGAATTAGACTGCTTGCAATGAAGTTTAATTGGAATTTGCCCAAAGTACGAGAAGCATAA
- a CDS encoding VIT1/CCC1 transporter family protein produces the protein MKDISEPRHLEPHLKESSAMRDFVFGFGDGINTSLGIAAGVGGADISSNIIVLAALVGMFTGAKAMAVQNYLAVKTQRQLLTSEIKREKWEIENKPDDERQEIADIYKAKGFSGKDLEMIVNKITSDKKVWLDTMLTEELNLNLEIAGSPIKSALRMFVSFLIGGMLPILPFFFSSGLSALFIAIGISVSTSFTVGVIKSKMANTNRLAGGLEMAGLGTGIALLGYGIGSELANLGIINI, from the coding sequence TTGAAAGACATTTCAGAACCAAGACATCTTGAACCTCATCTAAAGGAATCAAGTGCAATGCGGGATTTTGTATTTGGATTTGGAGATGGTATTAACACATCATTAGGAATTGCTGCAGGTGTAGGAGGAGCTGACATTTCATCTAACATCATAGTACTTGCAGCACTTGTTGGGATGTTTACGGGTGCAAAAGCTATGGCTGTTCAAAATTATCTTGCAGTAAAAACTCAAAGACAATTGCTCACATCAGAAATTAAACGTGAGAAATGGGAGATTGAAAATAAACCAGATGATGAAAGACAGGAAATAGCAGACATCTACAAAGCCAAGGGTTTTTCTGGAAAAGATCTTGAAATGATTGTAAATAAAATAACTTCTGACAAAAAAGTTTGGTTAGATACTATGCTTACAGAAGAATTAAACTTGAATTTAGAAATTGCCGGAAGCCCAATTAAAAGTGCACTGAGAATGTTTGTCTCTTTTTTAATTGGAGGGATGCTACCAATACTGCCATTCTTTTTTTCATCAGGACTATCTGCACTATTTATTGCAATAGGGATTAGTGTTTCAACATCATTTACTGTCGGCGTAATTAAATCAAAAATGGCAAACACAAACAGGTTAGCTGGAGGATTAGAGATGGCAGGTCTTGGAACAGGTATTGCGTTATTAGGGTATGGAATAGGTAGTGAACTGGCCAATTTGGGAATAATCAATATCTAG
- a CDS encoding cupredoxin domain-containing protein: protein MDKKKKKPSKLSRTNLISIAIIAGVVVLIGGIALNSFSPVNSDGLVFAPSSNIFLKAVKSAQGSYHYQHTKGGKVLPFSEGTSPPITASKGNLIQIHLINEEENESGNTSKHNLNIDEFNVHIKDLSYFQSESATFLADKEGSFDYYCTIHPEMRGIITVS from the coding sequence TTGGATAAAAAAAAGAAAAAACCATCTAAACTATCTAGGACAAACTTAATCTCAATTGCCATAATTGCCGGAGTTGTTGTTTTGATTGGCGGCATTGCATTGAACTCTTTTAGCCCAGTTAATTCTGATGGTCTTGTTTTTGCCCCTTCATCAAACATTTTTCTAAAAGCAGTAAAATCGGCTCAAGGAAGTTATCATTATCAGCATACAAAAGGAGGCAAAGTACTTCCTTTTTCAGAAGGCACATCCCCTCCAATCACTGCATCAAAGGGAAATCTAATTCAAATCCATTTAATTAATGAAGAAGAAAATGAGTCAGGAAATACATCAAAGCATAATCTCAATATTGATGAATTTAATGTCCATATCAAAGATCTCAGCTATTTTCAAAGTGAATCAGCCACATTTTTGGCAGACAAGGAAGGCAGTTTTGATTATTACTGCACAATTCATCCAGAAATGAGGGGAATCATCACAGTATCTTGA
- a CDS encoding EMC3/TMCO1 family protein — protein MIESLDYNSILLFLDSFFLQGDNGGIFEFLGQNRGTLGSDNPIVKGVIPTLFGVTGFGILLNFFNSTVRKKLVDQTKLKRIMTETKAWQKERMAAMRAKDQAKIAQLSKKSSYMNKMSMEMMQMNMKPMMITFVPLILIFYLVLPQLFSHTVALSPIPLNIFPGDFFHLTCTAQQVSDSANVCTQENALYLWAWYFLSSISFSGIIMKVTKTSMGLS, from the coding sequence ATGATTGAAAGTTTAGACTATAATTCCATATTGTTATTCTTAGATTCTTTCTTTCTTCAAGGGGATAATGGCGGAATTTTTGAATTTCTTGGACAAAATAGAGGTACACTGGGCAGTGACAATCCCATAGTGAAGGGGGTAATTCCAACATTATTTGGCGTGACAGGATTTGGAATTTTACTGAATTTCTTTAATTCCACTGTCAGAAAAAAATTAGTTGATCAAACAAAGCTGAAACGAATAATGACTGAAACTAAGGCATGGCAAAAAGAAAGAATGGCTGCAATGAGAGCAAAAGATCAGGCAAAAATAGCCCAACTGAGCAAAAAGTCATCTTACATGAACAAAATGTCAATGGAGATGATGCAAATGAACATGAAACCTATGATGATTACTTTTGTACCATTAATCTTGATTTTTTATCTTGTGTTGCCACAGTTATTTTCACACACAGTTGCATTGTCTCCAATTCCACTAAACATTTTCCCAGGGGATTTCTTTCACTTAACATGTACTGCTCAACAAGTATCTGATTCGGCCAATGTTTGTACACAAGAAAATGCACTCTATCTTTGGGCGTGGTATTTTCTTTCATCTATTTCATTTAGTGGAATTATAATGAAAGTAACAAAAACCTCAATGGGGTTATCTTAA
- a CDS encoding DUF1059 domain-containing protein, which yields MVKLACADYGFECDFVTEGEMEQVLHEFGQHTENEHGIDYSKEALMQFILRKTR from the coding sequence TTGGTAAAATTAGCTTGTGCTGACTATGGTTTTGAGTGTGATTTTGTTACTGAAGGAGAAATGGAACAGGTGTTGCATGAGTTTGGGCAACATACTGAAAATGAGCATGGAATAGATTATTCAAAAGAAGCACTAATGCAGTTCATCTTGAGAAAAACACGTTGA
- a CDS encoding Lrp/AsnC ligand binding domain-containing protein has product MAKAYVMMNCDLGSEKEVISSLKKIDGIKEARGTLGLYDIVAQLELDSEEKIREIVTRTIRKMPKIHTTVTLTRSESGELFQSSEKLIGVMLGQNLAQAYVVIHCDKGKEYPTLKNLSHIPEVKEVDVVFGFYDVICKIETPDNTTLENIVTKAIRALPHIKSSMTLNIINEQD; this is encoded by the coding sequence ATGGCAAAAGCATATGTCATGATGAACTGTGATTTGGGTTCTGAGAAAGAAGTAATTTCATCATTGAAAAAAATTGATGGGATAAAAGAAGCTCGTGGGACACTTGGACTTTATGATATTGTAGCACAACTTGAACTAGATTCTGAAGAGAAAATTCGAGAAATTGTAACTAGGACTATTCGTAAAATGCCAAAAATTCACACTACAGTGACATTGACTCGTTCAGAATCGGGAGAATTATTTCAATCATCTGAGAAATTAATTGGAGTAATGCTTGGACAAAATCTTGCACAAGCATATGTGGTGATTCACTGTGATAAAGGCAAAGAGTATCCGACATTAAAAAATCTCAGTCACATACCTGAAGTAAAAGAAGTTGATGTGGTGTTTGGATTTTATGATGTTATTTGTAAAATAGAGACTCCTGATAACACCACATTGGAAAATATCGTTACTAAAGCAATACGGGCGCTACCTCATATTAAATCAAGTATGACTCTGAACATAATCAATGAACAAGATTGA
- a CDS encoding DoxX family protein, with amino-acid sequence MLTETKMKGNILHDITHWGIRASIGAIFIVHSLKKFDPIWQEWLVGIGMPPEMQLPIALAEFIGGIFLIVGVLTRITGAVFSVILLGAIFHIRWENGFFVSQGGWEWDLVMLAAVLSIIAAGPGRISIASLIKRLPKFLQ; translated from the coding sequence ATGCTAACTGAAACCAAGATGAAGGGAAACATTCTACATGACATTACTCATTGGGGAATTCGTGCATCAATTGGTGCAATATTTATCGTTCACAGTTTAAAGAAATTTGATCCTATCTGGCAGGAATGGCTTGTAGGAATCGGCATGCCTCCTGAAATGCAACTTCCGATTGCATTGGCCGAGTTTATTGGAGGAATATTTCTAATTGTAGGAGTTCTCACCAGAATTACGGGTGCAGTATTTTCTGTGATATTACTTGGAGCGATATTTCACATTAGATGGGAAAATGGGTTTTTTGTATCCCAAGGAGGCTGGGAATGGGACCTTGTGATGCTTGCAGCAGTCTTGTCAATTATTGCAGCAGGTCCAGGTAGAATATCTATTGCAAGTTTAATTAAAAGACTGCCAAAATTTTTGCAATGA
- a CDS encoding Fur family transcriptional regulator, with protein sequence MQQLEELVASLREEGFRITPQRIAIVDYLLKTEEHPSAEHIHKTIQKKYPMVSLSTVYKTLDLLKEKKLVNEIEVEGEARFDAHTDEHINLVCMNCGKIEDIDEDSLKEIQNRVAKKSKYLIVKGSFEMFGYCNNCKSKFN encoded by the coding sequence ATGCAGCAATTAGAGGAATTAGTAGCATCACTGCGTGAGGAAGGCTTTAGAATCACGCCCCAAAGAATAGCCATCGTAGATTATCTCTTAAAGACTGAAGAGCATCCCAGTGCTGAGCACATTCACAAGACAATTCAAAAAAAATACCCCATGGTGAGCCTATCTACCGTATACAAAACCCTTGATCTTCTAAAAGAGAAAAAACTAGTCAATGAGATTGAAGTTGAAGGAGAGGCAAGATTTGATGCTCATACAGATGAACATATCAATCTAGTTTGCATGAATTGTGGAAAAATAGAAGACATTGATGAGGATTCCCTTAAAGAAATTCAAAATAGGGTTGCAAAAAAGTCAAAATATCTTATTGTAAAGGGTAGTTTTGAGATGTTTGGTTATTGTAATAACTGTAAATCTAAATTCAACTAG
- a CDS encoding response regulator — MINSRILLVDDDIQFLEATEYMLRYENYDVITAKNGEEAIKKYKESKPDIVLMDLKMPVMNGYEAFFKIKKENPDAKIVFTSAYTINNEEFEKAKKTGLFGLLTKPFDLNELNSIIESKN; from the coding sequence ATGATAAATTCCCGTATTCTTTTGGTAGATGATGATATTCAGTTCTTGGAGGCTACAGAATACATGTTAAGATATGAGAATTATGACGTAATCACGGCCAAAAATGGGGAAGAGGCCATAAAAAAATACAAAGAATCAAAGCCAGATATCGTTCTAATGGATTTGAAGATGCCTGTAATGAACGGATATGAGGCATTTTTTAAAATAAAAAAAGAAAATCCTGATGCAAAGATAGTCTTTACGTCAGCATATACGATTAACAATGAAGAATTTGAGAAAGCAAAAAAAACAGGACTGTTTGGATTGCTTACAAAACCATTTGATCTTAATGAATTAAACAGCATTATTGAATCAAAAAATTAG
- a CDS encoding sensor histidine kinase → MLAAVNKKKWTWYGIIFAIIISLVIATIQIYSIEEESIKTSIIENQIEIQEIIAKSISKNITSEMELIIFELENLAKSSELQKDIGTVESNRLIAQTFIRLNSISPTAQILALDEDFTVLSQASKTYNSFVGAKVKGLSELIDLEKNDLDSEPKILSINTLLFDEPEIAITFPIINEETNKPAGMFLVTLASSEFFKRHGNIYDIESQFLTVTDENYVLLIHPNNKNIGKNFFDEEIQQANGNDPLVNYHIQNVLEGNLSTMIFTANDNIGERINTGIPVTVNGKNEFMFGVVTPTQSINKEIDEIIFITKIQSVFLLLSTIVVLLAFLVKRSQSFKKEKLTVIGQLSSNIAHDIRNPLGTIKNAGVIIEKENNDSNKIISREINRINLSVRRISHQIEEVLNYVRTTPLILKPHSINQTIQEAIDTLTVPENITISTPKNDVTIKFDHDKILIVFVNIILNAIQSIGDTKGEININMHKTGSHITIEFENSGPNIPSKDLKRIFDTLFTTKLEGTGLGLSSCKNIVEQHKGEIFATTNPVKFSIRLPK, encoded by the coding sequence TTGTTAGCAGCAGTGAATAAAAAAAAATGGACATGGTATGGAATCATTTTTGCAATAATCATATCATTAGTAATTGCCACGATCCAAATTTACAGTATAGAAGAAGAAAGTATCAAAACATCAATCATAGAAAATCAGATTGAAATTCAAGAAATCATTGCAAAATCAATATCCAAAAACATTACTTCAGAGATGGAGTTAATAATATTTGAATTAGAAAACTTGGCAAAATCAAGTGAACTACAAAAAGACATTGGAACTGTAGAATCAAACAGATTAATTGCCCAGACATTTATTCGTCTAAACTCTATCTCACCTACTGCACAAATTCTTGCCCTTGATGAAGATTTCACAGTTTTATCTCAAGCAAGTAAAACCTACAATTCGTTTGTTGGTGCCAAAGTTAAGGGATTATCAGAATTAATTGATTTAGAAAAGAACGATCTAGATTCAGAACCAAAAATTCTATCCATAAACACGCTGCTCTTTGATGAGCCAGAAATTGCAATCACATTTCCAATAATCAATGAGGAAACAAACAAACCAGCAGGAATGTTTTTAGTTACATTAGCATCAAGTGAATTTTTCAAAAGGCACGGAAACATTTACGATATAGAATCTCAATTTTTGACTGTCACAGACGAAAATTATGTACTGTTAATTCATCCTAACAATAAGAATATTGGAAAAAATTTCTTTGATGAGGAAATTCAACAAGCAAATGGAAATGATCCGTTAGTAAATTATCACATCCAGAATGTGCTTGAAGGTAATCTCTCTACGATGATTTTTACAGCAAATGACAATATCGGTGAGAGGATAAACACAGGAATTCCAGTTACTGTCAATGGAAAAAATGAATTCATGTTCGGAGTGGTTACCCCTACTCAGTCAATTAACAAAGAGATCGACGAAATAATTTTCATAACAAAGATTCAAAGCGTTTTTTTGTTGTTATCTACAATAGTTGTTTTGTTAGCATTTTTGGTTAAACGCTCACAAAGCTTCAAAAAAGAAAAATTAACAGTGATTGGTCAGCTCTCATCAAATATTGCACATGACATACGAAATCCATTGGGTACAATAAAAAATGCAGGAGTAATAATTGAAAAAGAAAATAATGACAGCAACAAAATCATATCAAGGGAAATTAACCGAATTAATCTGTCTGTACGACGAATTTCTCATCAAATTGAAGAAGTATTAAACTATGTAAGAACAACTCCTTTGATTCTAAAACCACATTCAATCAATCAAACTATTCAAGAAGCAATAGATACATTGACTGTTCCAGAAAACATTACGATAAGCACTCCAAAAAATGATGTAACTATAAAATTTGATCACGATAAAATACTCATCGTATTTGTAAATATCATACTAAACGCAATTCAATCCATCGGAGATACTAAAGGAGAAATCAATATCAACATGCATAAAACTGGATCTCATATTACAATTGAGTTTGAGAATTCTGGCCCCAACATACCATCAAAGGATCTAAAACGTATCTTCGATACCTTGTTTACTACCAAATTGGAAGGAACGGGTCTGGGTCTTTCTAGTTGCAAAAACATTGTAGAGCAACACAAGGGTGAGATATTTGCCACTACAAATCCTGTGAAATTCTCAATTAGGTTACCAAAATGA